A window from Musa acuminata AAA Group cultivar baxijiao chromosome BXJ3-10, Cavendish_Baxijiao_AAA, whole genome shotgun sequence encodes these proteins:
- the LOC135650777 gene encoding rhamnogalacturonan I rhamnosyltransferase 1-like gives MGRGAYWIQRMCRFERAMGSECRGERHHGMKPGGEGKVEKLKSRSKLKLWMIRTMTTVLLWTCVLQLTALGGTWGPRVLKGWPSCFTPSFSPLSLKQVTPVVEKIVLPPKRIYRNNGYVMVSCNGGLNQMRGAICDMVAIARYLNVTLIVPELDKSSFWADPSEFQDIFDVDHFIASLRDEVRILKELPPRLKRRAELGMVYSMPPVSWSDISYYQNQILPLIKKHKIVHFNRTDARLANNGLPLEIQKLRCRVNYAALRFTSEIEELGRRVIRILRQNGPFLVLHLRYEMDMLAFSGCTHGCTIEEAEELTRMRYAYPWWKEKVINSELKRKDGLCPLTPEETALILGALDIDRNIQVYIAAGEIYGGKRRMAALSDAYPNVVRKEILLGPSDLGYFQNHSSQMAALDYMVSLESDVFIPTYDGNMAKVVEGHRRYLGFKKTITLDRKLLVELIDQYNNGTLGWDDFSSSVKATHANRMGRPTRRVVIPDRPKEEDYFYANPQECLQQPDKPWTSLVHHDGTNLSRTPLA, from the exons ATGGGGCGCGGTGCATATTGGATTCAGAGGATGTGTCGGTTCGAGAGGGCGATGGGATCTGAGTGCAGAGGAGAAAGGCACCACGGGATGAAGCCCGGAGGCGAGGGGAAGGTGGAGAAGCTGAAGAGCAGGTCCAAGCTAAAGCTTTGGATGATCAGGACGATGACGACGGTGCTGCTGTGGACCTGCGTCCTCCAGCTGACGGCCCTGGGGGGGACATGGGGGCCGAGGGTCTTGAAAGGTTGGCCATCTTGCTTTACCCCCTCGTTTTCGCCGCTCTCCTTGAAACAAGTCACTCCGGTTGTCGAGAAGATCGTCCTTCCGCCCAAAA GAATCTACAGAAACAATGGGTATGTAATGGTCTCATGCAACGGTGGGCTTAATCAGATGCGAGGAGCG ATttgtgatatggttgctattgcaagATATTTGAACGTGACACTCATAGTACCAGAATtggataaatcatcattttgggcTGATCCTAG TGAGTTCCAAGACATTTTTGATGTTGACCATTTTATCGCTTCGTTGAGAGATGAGGTAAGAATTTTAAAAGAATTGCCACCAAGACTAAAAAGGAGGGCTGAGCTGGGAATGGTGTACTCTATGCCACCTGTTAGCTGGTCCGATATCTCTTATTACCAAAATCAG ATTCTTCCTTTGATAAAGAAGCACAAGATTGTGCACTTCAACAGGACAGATGCAAGGCTTGCCAATAATGGTCTGCCTTTAGAGATCCAGAAGTTGCGTTGCCGAGTGAACTATGCTGCTCTGAGATTCACCTCTGAGATTGAAGAGTTGGGGAGGCGGGTAATCAGAATTTTGCGTCAAAATGGCCCTTTTTTGGTTCTTCATTTACGATATGAAATGGACATGCTGGCTTTCTCTGGATGTACTCATGGTTGCACTATTGAAGAGGCAGAAGAGCTGACAAGAATGAG ATATGCATATCCATGGTGGAAAGAGAAAGTTATCAACTCTGAACTGAAAAGGAAAGATGGTCTCTGCCCTTTAACACCAGAAGAAACTGCTCTGATTTTGGGGGCACTGGATATTGATCGCAATATCCAAGTGTATATTGCTGCGGGAGAAATATATGGTGGAAAAAGGAGAATGGCTGCCCTTTCTGATGCTTATCCAAATGTG GTGAGGAAGGAAATATTGCTAGGGCCCTCGGACCTTGGATATTTCCAAAATCACTCCTCACAAATGGCAGCATTAGATTATATGGTTTCTTTGGAGAGTGATGTCTTCATACCTACATATGATGGTAACATGGCCAAAGTGGTTGAGGGCCATCGCAG ATACTTAGGTTTCAAGAAGACTATTACTTTGGATCGAAAGCTCCTGGTTGAGCTGATCGATCAGTACAACAATGGAACATTAGGATGGGATGACTTCTCTTCATCGGTTAAGGCAACTCATGCTAACCGAATGGGAAGGCCTACCAGAAGAGTGGTGATTCCTGATAGACCCAAGGAAGAGGACTACTTCTATGCCAATCCCCAAGAGTGCCTTCAACAGCCTGATAAGCCATGGACATCGCTAGTTCACCATGATGGTACTAATCTATCGAGAACACCATTAGCCTAA
- the LOC135650706 gene encoding zinc finger protein CONSTANS-LIKE 9-like isoform X2 — protein MGRLCDFCTERRSVVYCRSDAASLCLSCDRNVHSANALSRRHSRTLLCDRCTTQPAIVRCTEENASLCQNCDWNDHGRSALTSEHKRQTINCYSGCPSAAEFSRIWSFFEFPDMTEPDCEQGLMTINENSAINCWRPPEDSSTINIGSTLETNDNRTNPESSAVNAFSCVADLPAGSMNSTSKISCPGTEEIALCKDDFYEGLAVGDVDMTFENYEEFFGVSRDQTGDLFDDAGIDSYFDMKENSTSNSICDGEFAEEVKQMQATCRNVLSSDSVMSNPGGHEDSSLVITGHQVQSTRTFSFSGMTGESSAREYQDCGMSGMLVIGEPPWYHTGRESSSLPASSRESALMRYKEKKKARKFEKKIRYALRKARADGRRRVKGRFVKAGEAYDYDPLSQTI, from the exons ATGGGTCGTCTTTGTGATTTCTGCACAGAGCGAAGATCTGTTGTCTACTGTAGGTCTGATGCTGCATCCTTATGCTTGTCGTGTGATCGTAATGTGCATTCTGCAAATGCACTTTCTCGGAGGCATTCACGTACACTATTATGCGACAGATGCACCACCCAACCGGCTATAGTAAGGTGCACAGAAGAAAATGCTTCACTTTGCCAAAATTGTGATTGGAATGATCATGGTAGATCAGCTCTGACTTCAGAACACAAGAGGCAAACAATCAACTGCTACTCAGGCTGCCCATCAGCTGCAGAGTTTTCTAGAATTTGGTCCTTCTTTGAGTTTCCTGATATGACAGAGCCTGATTGTGAGCAGGGATTGATGACTATTAATGAGAACAGTGCTATCAATTGTTGGAGACCTCCAGAGGACAGCAGCACTATTAATATTGGCAGCACTCTAGAGACGAATGATAACAGGACCAATCCCGAGTCATCTGCAGTAAATGCTTTTTCTTGTGTTGCTGATCTACCAGCTGGTTCGATGAATTCTACATCCAAG ATAAGCTGTCCCGGGACAGAAGAAATTGCATTATGCAAAGATGACTTCTACGAAGGTCTCGCTGTGGGTGATGTAGACATGACATTTGAGAATTATGAAGAATTCTTTGGTGTATCTCGTGACCAAACAGGGGATCTTTTTGATGATGCTGGAATTGATAGTTATTTTGATATGAAGGAAAACTCCACTTCCAATTCCATTTGTGATGGCGAATTTGCTGAAGAG GTTAAACAAATGCAAGCAACATGCAGGAATGTATTATCTTCTGATTCCGTGATGTCAAATCCAGGAGGACATGAAGATTCTAGCCTGGTTATAACAGGGCACCAAGTTCAATCCACTAGAACATTTTCCTTTTCTGGTATGACTGGTGAAAGCAGTGCTAGAGAGTATCAGGATTGTGGGATGTCAGGAATGCTTGTAATAGGTGAGCCGCCTTGGTACCATACTGGTCGAGAAAGCTCATCATTACCTGCATCCAGCAGGGAAAGTGCTCTCATGCGttacaaagaaaagaagaaagcacgCAA GTTTGAGAAAAAAATCAGGTATGCTTTGCGCAAGGCTAGGGCAGATGGCAGAAGACGGGTGAAGGGGCGCTTTGTCAAAGCCGGTGAAGCTTACGACTACGATCCACTCTCCCAAACAATCT GA
- the LOC135650706 gene encoding zinc finger protein CONSTANS-LIKE 9-like isoform X1, with translation MGRLCDFCTERRSVVYCRSDAASLCLSCDRNVHSANALSRRHSRTLLCDRCTTQPAIVRCTEENASLCQNCDWNDHGRSALTSEHKRQTINCYSGCPSAAEFSRIWSFFEFPDMTEPDCEQGLMTINENSAINCWRPPEDSSTINIGSTLETNDNRTNPESSAVNAFSCVADLPAGSMNSTSKISCPGTEEIALCKDDFYEGLAVGDVDMTFENYEEFFGVSRDQTGDLFDDAGIDSYFDMKENSTSNSICDGEFAEEVKQMQATCRNVLSSDSVMSNPGGHEDSSLVITGHQVQSTRTFSFSGMTGESSAREYQDCGMSGMLVIGEPPWYHTGRESSSLPASSRESALMRYKEKKKARKFEKKIRYALRKARADGRRRVKGRFVKAGEAYDYDPLSQTIC, from the exons ATGGGTCGTCTTTGTGATTTCTGCACAGAGCGAAGATCTGTTGTCTACTGTAGGTCTGATGCTGCATCCTTATGCTTGTCGTGTGATCGTAATGTGCATTCTGCAAATGCACTTTCTCGGAGGCATTCACGTACACTATTATGCGACAGATGCACCACCCAACCGGCTATAGTAAGGTGCACAGAAGAAAATGCTTCACTTTGCCAAAATTGTGATTGGAATGATCATGGTAGATCAGCTCTGACTTCAGAACACAAGAGGCAAACAATCAACTGCTACTCAGGCTGCCCATCAGCTGCAGAGTTTTCTAGAATTTGGTCCTTCTTTGAGTTTCCTGATATGACAGAGCCTGATTGTGAGCAGGGATTGATGACTATTAATGAGAACAGTGCTATCAATTGTTGGAGACCTCCAGAGGACAGCAGCACTATTAATATTGGCAGCACTCTAGAGACGAATGATAACAGGACCAATCCCGAGTCATCTGCAGTAAATGCTTTTTCTTGTGTTGCTGATCTACCAGCTGGTTCGATGAATTCTACATCCAAG ATAAGCTGTCCCGGGACAGAAGAAATTGCATTATGCAAAGATGACTTCTACGAAGGTCTCGCTGTGGGTGATGTAGACATGACATTTGAGAATTATGAAGAATTCTTTGGTGTATCTCGTGACCAAACAGGGGATCTTTTTGATGATGCTGGAATTGATAGTTATTTTGATATGAAGGAAAACTCCACTTCCAATTCCATTTGTGATGGCGAATTTGCTGAAGAG GTTAAACAAATGCAAGCAACATGCAGGAATGTATTATCTTCTGATTCCGTGATGTCAAATCCAGGAGGACATGAAGATTCTAGCCTGGTTATAACAGGGCACCAAGTTCAATCCACTAGAACATTTTCCTTTTCTGGTATGACTGGTGAAAGCAGTGCTAGAGAGTATCAGGATTGTGGGATGTCAGGAATGCTTGTAATAGGTGAGCCGCCTTGGTACCATACTGGTCGAGAAAGCTCATCATTACCTGCATCCAGCAGGGAAAGTGCTCTCATGCGttacaaagaaaagaagaaagcacgCAA GTTTGAGAAAAAAATCAGGTATGCTTTGCGCAAGGCTAGGGCAGATGGCAGAAGACGGGTGAAGGGGCGCTTTGTCAAAGCCGGTGAAGCTTACGACTACGATCCACTCTCCCAAACAATCTGTTGA
- the LOC135651785 gene encoding uncharacterized WD repeat-containing protein C2A9.03-like isoform X1 — protein sequence MGDAKDDVDAEFQERGVNEADSDDEAYDQYNGKVTDISAAQTRKGKDIQGIPWDRLNFSREDYRRTRLEQYKNYENVQNSGVESEKDCKPTEKEGVYYDFRRNSRSVRSTILHFQLRNLVWATSKHDVYLMSHYSLVHWSAVTRNKYEVLNLAGHVAPRQKHPGNLTEGFSQTQVSTLAVKDKLLVAGGFQGEIICKYLDREGISFCCRATYDDNAITNAIEIYNSSSGALHFMASNNDSGVRDFDMEKFQLCKHFHFDWPVNHTSLSPDGKLLVVVGDNPEGALIDSCTGKTVQILRGHLDFSFASAWNPDGYTIATGNQDKTCRVWDVRNLSKSLAVLRGNLGAIRSIRFTSDGQFMAMAEPADFVHIFDVRSGYKERQELDFFGEISGISFSPDAEALFIGVWDRSYGSLLQYNRIHNFSYLDLLL from the exons ATGGGCGATGCAAAGGATGATGTGGATGCAGAGTTTCAAGAAAGAGGGGTGAATGAAGCAGATTCTGACGATGAAGCATATGATCAATAT AATGGCAAGGTAACTGATATTTCAGCAGCTCaaacaagaaaaggaaaagatatcCAAGGAATACCATGGGATAGGCTAAACTTTTCAAGGGAGGACTATAGGCGAACTAGATTAGAACAGTACAAAAATTATGAGAATGTTCAAAATTCTGGAGTAGAATCAGAGAAG GATTGCAAGCCAACAGAGAAAGAGGGTGTATATTATGATTTCAGGAGAAATTCGAGATCAGTGAGATCAACTATTCTTCATTTCCAG CTAAGGAATTTGGTTTGGGCTACTTCCAAGCATGATGTCTACTTGATGTCACACTATTCTTTGGTTCATTGGTCAGCTGTAACTCGAAATAAATATGAAGTTCTGAATCTTGCAGGGCATGTGGCACCACGTCAG AAACACCCAGGAAATTTAACTGAAGGATTTTCTCAGACTCAAGTTAGTACATTAGCAGTAAAGGATAAGTTGCTAGTAGCAGGTGGATTCCAAGGAGAAATTATTTGTAAA TATTTAGATCGAGAGGGAATAAGCTTTTGTTGCCGGGCAACATATGATGACAATGCAATCACAAATGCCATTGAGATATATAACAGTTCCAG cgGTGCTCTTCACTTCATGGCTTCAAATAACGACTCTGGAGTTCGAGACTTTGACATGGAGAAGTTCCAGCTTTGCAAGCATTTTCACTTCGATTGGCCGGTTAAT CATACATCTCTTAGTCCTGATGGAAAACTTCTTGTTGTCGTCGGAGACAACCCTGAGGGTGCATTGATTGATTCTTGTACAGGAAAG ACTGTCCAGATCTTACGAGGCCACCTGGACTTCTCCTTCGCATCAGCATGGAATCCAGATGGCTATACGATAGCCACTGGTAACCAAGACAAGACCTGCCGTGTTTGGGATGTTAGGAATCTCTCCAAATCTCTTGCTGTATTGAGAGGCAATCTTGGTGCAATAAGATCAATCCGCTTCACCTCTGATGGTCAGTTTATGGCAATGGCTGAGCCTGCAGACTTTGTTCACATTTTTGATGTAAGAAGCGGGTACAAAGAGCGACAAGAACTGGACTTCTTTGGTGAGATCTCCGGTATATCATTCAGTCCAGATGCAGAGGCTCTCTTTATAGGTGTATGGGATCGCAGCTATGGTAGTCTCCTACAATACAACCGCATTCATAATTTCTCATACCTCGATTTACTCCTTTGA
- the LOC135651785 gene encoding uncharacterized WD repeat-containing protein C2A9.03-like isoform X2, with product MGDAKDDVDAEFQERGVNEADSDDEAYDQYDCKPTEKEGVYYDFRRNSRSVRSTILHFQLRNLVWATSKHDVYLMSHYSLVHWSAVTRNKYEVLNLAGHVAPRQKHPGNLTEGFSQTQVSTLAVKDKLLVAGGFQGEIICKYLDREGISFCCRATYDDNAITNAIEIYNSSSGALHFMASNNDSGVRDFDMEKFQLCKHFHFDWPVNHTSLSPDGKLLVVVGDNPEGALIDSCTGKTVQILRGHLDFSFASAWNPDGYTIATGNQDKTCRVWDVRNLSKSLAVLRGNLGAIRSIRFTSDGQFMAMAEPADFVHIFDVRSGYKERQELDFFGEISGISFSPDAEALFIGVWDRSYGSLLQYNRIHNFSYLDLLL from the exons ATGGGCGATGCAAAGGATGATGTGGATGCAGAGTTTCAAGAAAGAGGGGTGAATGAAGCAGATTCTGACGATGAAGCATATGATCAATAT GATTGCAAGCCAACAGAGAAAGAGGGTGTATATTATGATTTCAGGAGAAATTCGAGATCAGTGAGATCAACTATTCTTCATTTCCAG CTAAGGAATTTGGTTTGGGCTACTTCCAAGCATGATGTCTACTTGATGTCACACTATTCTTTGGTTCATTGGTCAGCTGTAACTCGAAATAAATATGAAGTTCTGAATCTTGCAGGGCATGTGGCACCACGTCAG AAACACCCAGGAAATTTAACTGAAGGATTTTCTCAGACTCAAGTTAGTACATTAGCAGTAAAGGATAAGTTGCTAGTAGCAGGTGGATTCCAAGGAGAAATTATTTGTAAA TATTTAGATCGAGAGGGAATAAGCTTTTGTTGCCGGGCAACATATGATGACAATGCAATCACAAATGCCATTGAGATATATAACAGTTCCAG cgGTGCTCTTCACTTCATGGCTTCAAATAACGACTCTGGAGTTCGAGACTTTGACATGGAGAAGTTCCAGCTTTGCAAGCATTTTCACTTCGATTGGCCGGTTAAT CATACATCTCTTAGTCCTGATGGAAAACTTCTTGTTGTCGTCGGAGACAACCCTGAGGGTGCATTGATTGATTCTTGTACAGGAAAG ACTGTCCAGATCTTACGAGGCCACCTGGACTTCTCCTTCGCATCAGCATGGAATCCAGATGGCTATACGATAGCCACTGGTAACCAAGACAAGACCTGCCGTGTTTGGGATGTTAGGAATCTCTCCAAATCTCTTGCTGTATTGAGAGGCAATCTTGGTGCAATAAGATCAATCCGCTTCACCTCTGATGGTCAGTTTATGGCAATGGCTGAGCCTGCAGACTTTGTTCACATTTTTGATGTAAGAAGCGGGTACAAAGAGCGACAAGAACTGGACTTCTTTGGTGAGATCTCCGGTATATCATTCAGTCCAGATGCAGAGGCTCTCTTTATAGGTGTATGGGATCGCAGCTATGGTAGTCTCCTACAATACAACCGCATTCATAATTTCTCATACCTCGATTTACTCCTTTGA